The region tggtgtagtggtcagagcagcagtttggggcagtggtcagagcagcagtttggtgtagtggttagagcagcagtttggtgtagtggttagagcagcagtgtggtgcagtggtcagagcagcagtttgttgtagtggtcagagcagcagtttggtgcagtggttagagcagcagtttgttgtagtggtcagagcagcagtttggtgcagtggttagagcagcagtgtagtgtagtggtcagagcagcagcatgGTGTAGTGgtcagcagcagtgtggtgtagtggtcagagcagcagtttgGTGTAGTGGATCAAGCAGCAGTGTGGGGTAGTGgtttgagcagcagtgtggtgtagtggttagagcagcagtttggtgtagtggttagagcagcagtttGGTGTCGTGGTTAGAGAAATGTGGTGAGAGCTGCTGGCTGgttcatttggttaaggcaccatgctcCAAGGTCTTGAACCACATCCAGACCGTTCTGTtgccaactgtggctggtagccccACAGAGTGATGTTCAATTGGTGATTGCAtcgcccagggtatgggagggtttaATTAGTTAGGGGTCTGTGTTTTATCACtgtctagcgacccctgctggtcaatcaggcGCAGGCATGCGACACCACTTGTCTCAAAGGAGGACCGTGGCTGACAGCTGGCCATTctaaattagggtgggaattggatttGCTTAGATCCACGTTGGgtgccagatttttttttttttaaacgagttGTGTGATGTAGTCAGTGGTGAAAGTTATTTTTAACCGGTACAGTACGAGCTAATCCACAGGAAGAAAATAGGGTGTCAGTTCATTTTTTGACCTACGTTTAACTTTTAATCAACTACTATGTGGGTACTAAACTAAAACACTGTGAAATATAAGATTCATTTTACCTTATAGATTCACCACACATCTATTGCCCCTCTGTACTTTTTCAAACGCATTGTAAAAGACTTCAgctgaatatttgtttttagaGCTCAAATGACTGTGTGGAAGTGACatcttctttctgtttttctgtcacatttctTTGTTAAGCCAGACATTAAGCCAGTTTGCTTGATTGTTCACTAAAATATTTCCTTGATTATTAAATGGATGTAGGAACTAATGTAATTTTCAGAGTCTGTAAAAAACTTTAGTGCAAAGCCTAGTTTTCATGGAAAGCTGTTTAAATGATTTGGTAAGTATTGTATGTTTCTGGTTAGCTGCCTAGCCGTCTTTACATTACAGACAAAATAACAGCTGTCAAGCTGGCTGAGACAAGCTAGATAGACTAACATTCCAATTTTTAGTGGTTTGGTGTAAAAATTAGTCCTTCGTTTGTATTTTGAGGTAGACTATGATAATATATACGATTATATTAGAAAAACGACTTTATTATCCACACATGTGGAGATTTGCCATatagcatatgaaacacattacCCACAATACTTGAATATTTATtgcactaaaataataataataataataataataatacaaaaagaaTGTGGACCCTAGAACAGATTTCTGTattgagagagaggtgaggcaTAGCTATTATACAAGCAAACCCCAGGAGGAGATAATGAGCTGTAATATCATGTAAGTTTCATCTCTTTGTTACCAGCATTCTGTGGCAGGCTGCTCTAGTTTACTTTCAGCAGAGGGTGTAATGACTAGAGGGGCAGTGTGGTGTGAGAATAATCCATTCAGTTGGATTGTGCTATCCATTATCCTATAATCTGCGCTTCCTCTTAATCTTTTTAATCAGTTTGGTCACAGCTAATTTTACCTGTATATTTAAGAAGGATATtctatacacatgtacacaccgTGGATAATATATTTAAAGGTTTCAATTTAATTGTAGGCTAAAGGATCTCACTGAATGTGTCTGGaaacctgtatttatttatttgtttctgggTTTGTATATTTGCCTGTATACATGACTGgttgtctatatgtgtgtgtgtgcgtgtgtgtgtgtgtgcgcgtgtgtttgttcCTCTGTTGCAGGTGTCTCCTCTGTTCTGTACCCTGTACAGCTCTGTGCTGATGGTTCCTCTGTTGCAGGTGTCTCCCCTGTTCAGTACCCTGTACAGCTCTGTGCTGATGGTTCCTCTGTTGCAGGTGTCTCCCCTGTTCAGTACCCTGTACAGCTCTGTGCTGATGGTTCCTCTGTTGCAGGTGTCTCCTCTGTTCGGTACCCTGTACAGTTCTGTGCTGATGGTTCCTCTGTTGCAGGTGTCTCCTCTGTTCGGTACCCTGTACAGTTCTGTGCTGATGGTTCCTCTGTTGCAGGTGTCTCCTCTGTTCGGCACCCTGTACAGCTCTGTTCTGATGGTTCCTCTGTTGCAGGTGTCTCCTCTGTTCGGTACCCTGTACAGTTCTGTGCTGATGGTGGCCCACGCCCTGCGGGGTGTGCGGGACTCGGGGGAGTGGCTGTCGGGGGCAAGCTTGGCCCGGCACACCCGCAGCCTCGCCTTTGCCGGCTTCTCCCAGCGCGTCCGCACCAACAGCTCCGGCGCCTGCCTGCTGGACTACGCCGTGCTGGACACGGACGGGCAGTCCTGCGCGCTGCACCCCACGCACCGCGTCGCCACGGAGACCGGCGCGGTGCGCTTCCTGGGCCACCACATCCACTTCCCCCACGGCTCCGCCCCCAAAGCCGACTCCAGCTGCTGGTTCACCCGCGGCAAGCTCTGCACCGGAggtgaggaagggagggagagaaaagagagagactgagagaaagagaaagaaagtgcCAGATGGAGATTGGTGTGGCAGAAGAGGACAGTGGGGTCTTAGACAAGAAAAGCATCAGAAAAATTATGTTATAAATACCGTGCCCTCTAAAAGTGTGggaacagtagagtgaaatctgttatttttactgtatacacaaggcattttgatttgagatcaaaagatgaatattcGACAGAAGCACAGACAATCCGTTTCTTTTTCATGGTATATACTGCATATGCttgtatgttttaccattttacagaaacgaTACAGTACAGTGTTATaaaaacagtatatatatatatatatcatgaaACTTTCTGTGTTGTTTCTGCATTTGTTTGGTACTCCAGGGGTGGATCCATTCTTTGCCCTGAgcattttcctgtctgtctttctgctgATTTTGATCCTGATGGGGACCTCATTCTTCATAAGGTATGGCCATCAGCATTGTGGCACAGCATTTTACTATTGTACTATATTTACCCTGGTTTTTTGTAGAGAGCGAGAAAGGGCCACAGATTCTCCCCCTAAACCCTCTGTGCCCCTACATGTCCCAGGCGACGCATCAGCAAGATCAGGATGGTCCGTGGACCAAACAAGATCCTTCTGACCCTGGCCGATGTCACATTCATCAACCCATCACTAAGCAGCAAGGTCAGAGCCTTGGAACACCATAGAATGTACCAGAAAGTTCATAGGTCAAATGAAATATGGGTTGTTTCATGTTATGTTATAAACACACTcattgccattttgaaaaagtgAGATATTACTGAGAGCACAGCTGTTTATTGTGGTATCTATATTcttgtaataaaatataaaaatgtctgaTCAGCACTTAATCTGTGTGCAGAAGCTGAGCATAAGCGAAAGCAAAAGCAGCGATATGGGGCGGAGTCCATCTGATGCAGACCACAGCCTTAAATCCCCGTactcctcctccagcctggcCCCTGCCACATACGAGAACTCCAACGTGGTCATCTATGAGgtgaggaggcggggccgggagGTGGGGCCGGGCGGACTAGGTTAGCGCAATGATTGAAGAGCGAGGCTCAGAATGTCATCGCTGCTTACCTGCTAGTCACTGCCTTGAACTGATTCAGTAAGTCAGTCATAATGCTTTGTTGCAGTGGCATGGAGTCGTTTTATTGGGTCATGACAGTCAGTGATTGACATGGGCCAATGACTGGTGGTAGGTCCACTCCAGATGGTGTCCATGAAACCTCACTCTGCCATTTTAACGTGTCGCATGGCAGGAATGTGTAGAAATGAGGAGACATTTCTGTGGCATTGCCATGGGCTTCAACTATGGATTTTTACATAAATTAGCAACAACATTTAGGTCATCTGCCTTTAAATTCCATGAGCAGGTATCACACTGAAAAttcttattattgtttattCGGTGCTTATTTTCTCTCAGTCTAGAATGGGCAATCACAAACTTTCTTTTCCAGGGAGATTGGGCATGGCTGAAAAAGCTCCCGTCTGGAAATTTTGGAGCCATCAACCCGAAAACCAGCGACATTTTTGAAATGGTTGGTTTGTAGGACATGCACGATGATGCCAGTTAACATTGTTTGTGAGGCACTTGCAGTGGCAAGGGTGATGTGTGACTGGAACATTTCGCCCACTTTTTCAGCTGAAGGACATGCGGCACGAGAACGTTAATCCCTTCCTGGGGTTCTTCCATGACTGTGACATGCTGGCCATTGTGACAGAGTTCTGCTCCCGAGGTAGCCTGCGGGACCTGCTGCACAACGAGGACGTCAAACTGGACTGGATGTTCAAGTCCTCGCTGCTGCTGGACCTCATCAAGGTGACCCCACCACACCCTGCATCAGTAGCCATCCTAGGCACAGGCAACATTGGCAATTGCTTAGGGTGGCACAACTTGTAACGGCATTCTCTCCTTGTTTGGTGTGTGTCCATTGTCCATTCTCCTCTGTTGCATTTGCTTTagttttgtatgtgtttttgaatttgcagcacatttcctttttgaatttgcTTTGGCATTATGCAGTATTTCTTCTCTTGAAGCACATTTCCTATGTTGTGTTTGCTTTAGCTTTTTGTTTGCGTTCTGAATTTTGAAATAGTTTCTGGATCTGTCGCTCAGTCGTCCTTGTGGGCATATATCGAGATTGTAAAGATAACTAATTCAACATCGACAGGAAAAGGTGAAAGCCACCTGGTGCCCAATTtaggaggaaaagaaaagagccCAACCTAAAAAAATAGGACCTTAACGGTACCCCgtaaactaaactaaaccaAACCAACTCGTAAAATCCTGTGACCCACTTCACAAGGGTTCGCTCTGTTCCCTCTGCAAAATATACCCTTACAAATCAAAGcagcacaaaataaaactggtCATCAATAACATTTTCTGCTCTGAGACGTGATATTCTCACAGTTTAGTTTCTCCTCAGGTCTGTTCTGTTATCTAGCACATTACCTGAGGCGGACACAATCTCTCGTGAAGACCGTAAATCAGATTGTTGCTCTCAGTGAGGTTCAAATTGTCTGCAGCCAGCTTCTACTGGGCATGTTCAATGCTTCCCCTGGAAAtgaactgagcatgctcactgcaTATTTGTGGCAGTACACTGAGCGTTCCCACAGTATCTCTCTCTGGCGGTGAACGAAGCACAGTAATTGCAGGGAACTGTGAGTGCTCACCGTCTTTCTCTTGGACAGGGCATGAAGTACCTGCACCACAGGGATCTGTGCCACGGCCGGCTAAAGTCACGAAACTGTGTGGTGGATGGACGATTTGTGCTCAAGATCAGTGACTATGGCTACAAGGAGGTTCTGGAGGCTCAGAAGTTTCCTTATGTTCACCCACCCCCTGAGGGTGAGTGGAGTCTGCAGCACACTGGAATAGTAGTCTGAATCACTCACAGGGATCATAGTTTCTGTTcgtctctgtcactcacagggATCATAATTTGTGTTGGTCTCTATCACAGGGATTGGCATAGGTATAGGCATAGATCTGTAAactagaaatgaaataaaaacacagaggagTTTCATTTCcaattaaactaaataaattggaaatgaaaatgaaaatagtatagacctaaaaaaaaaaattacttttacaaAACTATAATTACCTTGCTGAAAattacatgtgagtgtgtgtgtgtgtgtgtgtgtgtgtgtgtatgtgcatatatgtgtgtgtgtatgtgaatgtgtgtgtgtgtgtgtgtgtgtttatgtctgtttgtatatgtgtgtgtgtgtgtgtgtatgtgcatatatgtgtgtgtgtgtatgtgagtgtgtgtgtgtgtgtgtgtttatgtctgtttgtatatgtgtgtgtgtgtgtgcatgtgagtgtgtgtgtgtgtgtgtttatgtctgtttgtatatgtgtgtgtgtgtgcatgtgcgtgtgtgtgtgtgtgtgtgtgtctcagagctGCTGTGGACGGCCCCTGAGCTACTGAGGGCCCCGAAACCAGGCCTTAATGGCTCCCTGCCGGGTGACGTGTACAGCTTCTCCATCATCATGCAGGAGGTGGTGATCCGAGGCCCGCCGTTCTGCATGCTGGGCCTGCCAGCCGAAGGTAGGGCTGGGAGGCCGTGCTGACTGATATGGGGTCAGCCCCGACCACATTGTAAACTGGTCTGGAATTAGCATTATTCATATAGAAACTGATCTGGGGTCAACTGTTGGTGGGTAAAAatttctggagatctactgtcctggtggttttcattccaacacTAGCAAAGCACATATCACTCAACAACTACAGATCTTTTCAAGCTGCTATTTAGTAGAATCAGAAGTGTAAAATGAGGGTTTAAATTAAAACCTATAGGTTGTttggtctccaggaacagggatgggcagccctggtgtaaaTAATATTAGTGTGTGGATAATCTCTTGACATGGAAAGTGATTTGGCGTgaaggttctggttctggttcttgGAGAGCTAATTCTGGTTCTgattctggttctggttcttgCAGAGGCAGAGCTcattctggttctggttctggttatGGTTTTGGTTCTTACAGAGGCAGAGCTcattctggttctggttctggttttgGTTCTTGCAGAGGCAGAGCTcattctggttctggttctggttttgGTTCTTGCAGAGGCAGAGCTaattctggttctggttcttgTAGAGGCAGAGCTCATTCTGggtctggttctggttctggttctggcaGAGATCATTCAGAAGCTGCAGAAGCCGCCTCCCCTGTGCCGGCCAGTGGTGTCTCCAGACCACGCCCCCCTGGAGTGCATTCAGCTGATGAAGCAGTGCTGGAACGAGCAACCCGAAAAACGACCGGCTTTCGACGAGATCTTTGACCAGGTAATGTCGTCGCCGCAAATTTCTGAACCGTATTAGGACCACGCATTCCTGATTGGCAGGCTCACTCAGCGCGTACTCCTTCCCTCAGTTTAAAAACGTCAATAAGGGGAAGAAGACGAACATCATCGACTCCATGCTGCGCATGTTGGAGCAGTACTCCAGCAACCTGGAGGAGCTGATCCGGGAGAGGACCGAGGAGCTGGAGATCGAGAAACAGAAGACTGAGAAACTGCTCACGCAGATGCTCCCCCCGTAAGTCACACTTACTGCATATACACACggtaatgcacacacatatgcatgtatgaacacactttcacactatCCTCCAGAAACCCGtcaatttattttcagcaatGACGCTCCGGTAGTAATGTCAAGAACTAGATATTCTACTGAAACCTACTCTACAaggaacattcaataaaaataaataatattttaactggaccatgtttttgtcatccaaaacACAATTACTATATgtgaaaaaattttaaaaccaaaacatttttttctgctgggtcttAGGAGAATATCCAGACAGTAACATAATGTACACACAAATGATTACTGAAAACGatcaaacgtacacacacacatgggcacatcCATAAAGACTTACGTGCACACACTCTTTCAGTGATCTGTACTCATGATGTGTACCCCATTCCTCAGGTCTGTTGCAGAGGCGCTGAAAATGGGGTGCACTGTGGAGCCAGAACACTTTGAAGGTGTGACGCTGTACTTCAGTGACATTGTGGGGTTCACCACCATCTCTGCAAACAGCGAGCCCATCGAAGTGGTCGACCTCCTTAACGACCTCTACACTTTATTTGATGCCATCATCGGAAACCATGACGTCTACAAGGTCTACAATTCCTTTTTCCTCCTGGTGCAATAGGCTGCAATTCACAGTAAAGTGTCCccatatgtttttttgtaaaacaaagtAAGGTATACCATATATTTCTTTGTGCTGCACGGTAAAATGTTcccaaatgtttctttttacagCACAGTAAAGTGTCCCCATATGTTTCTTTGTGCAGCACAGTAAAGTGTCCCCACATGTTTCTTTGTGCAGCACAGTAAAGTGTCCCCATGTTTCTTAGTGCAGCACAGTAAAGTGTCCCCGTATGTTTCTTTGTGCAGCACAGTAAAGTGTCCCCATGTGTTTCTTTGTGCAGCACAGTACAGTGTCCCCATGTTTCTTAGTGCAGCACAGTAAAGTGTCCCCGTATGTTTCTTTGTGCAGCACAGTAAAGTGTCCCCATATGTTTCTTAGTGCACCACAGTAAAGTGTCTCCATATGTTTCTTTATTCAGTATAGTAAAGTGTCCCCATGTATTTCCTGCAGGTGGAGACCATTGGCGATGCGTACATGGTAGCGTCGGGACTTCCTGTTCCAAACGGGGATCGGCATGCGGCTGAGATCGCCAACATGTCCCTGGACATCCTCAGCGCCGTCGGCACCTTCGAGATGCGGCACATGCCCGACGTGCCAGTGCGCATCCGTATCGGCCTGCACACGGGtgggcacagggagagagagagagtggcgcTTCCTAAGCCCCTCAGCGTGTTATCACAATGCGGAGAGCAGAGTCTTCATTTGGTCCAAAAATGCCAGTGACTGTCATGCAGCCTGTGTTCCGGTATCCTGGCTGTGCCAGTACTGGCTGTGTACAAAGCATGTTATTTTATATGGTagttatttacaaaatatatatacaaaaatcaGGGTAAGCACAGTACCCTTCCCCACGCAACTGTTTATAAGCTTCCATCCCCACCATGTGAAGAGATATTCCCAGTTCCCTGACAGAATGACAGTGTCTAACccagtatgtctgtgtgttttggttctggttctggttccaGGCCCATGTGTGGCTGGAGTGGTGGGTCTCACCATGCCCAGGTACTGCCTGTTTGGAGACACAGTGAACACTGCCTCTCGAATGGAGTCCACGGGGATGCGTGAGTCTGATCCACAGCTCTGGCCAATACAGAGCAACTCCAGGACATTATGTCCAGGGTTCCTTGTGTGTTTTACACTGTAACcctatgaatatgaaatataaaggCCTGGGACATACATTACACGTCTGATACATCAAATGTATAATTAAGATTTTGACATTGACCCCATTTGCTGAATGTTAATTTTGGCAGCTTACCGCATCCATGTGAGTGACAGCACTGTGAAGGTTCTGCTGGAACTGAAGGAGGGCTACAAGGTGCAGCGAAGAGGAAGGACAGAACTTGAGGTGAGAGAGATCAGTGCGTATAATGTATAGTGTCCTAGTAGGGGACTGCCATCTGTCTGTGGGGCTtcttaaatattatatttcccCACTGAAACAGTATcagtactctctcacatactcTCATTCTGTTAATCTCtctaacacactctctctctctctctctctctcgttctgcTTCACAGGGCAAAGGAATGGAGGAGACTTACTGGCTCACTGGTAAGGAAGGCTTCACCAAACCACTGCCCATCCCACCAGAGCTCAAGCCAGGGTAAGGGGCATGTTTTCTCTCAACTCATGTCAGTGTGTCCattgtgtgtagttgtgtgtgagGTAGTGGGCGGTAGTGTGCagttgtgtctttgtgtgcagttgtgggcggcagtgtgcggttgtgtgggtttgtgtgtggtcgtgtgcgtgtctgtcttgTTTAGGTGTTTCCTTCTGTATCTTACAGGCAGAAAGCTCATGGGCTCCAGATGGAGGAAATAGCTCAGTACAAGCGGCGAAAAGCAGAGCAACAGCTTGCCGGCAGGAAGAACTGAGGTAATGCTAGTGCAGAAGTGGGGTGACTGGGCTGTACTGCACCACACAGTGTATCACTACATTCAACATGTGCAACATGCTTTGACCCATTACCTTTATAAAAGATTTCTGTGTTATAAGAAGTAGATTCAAACGTTTCCATTTTTGCATGAACAGCGAAATGTGCTAGACTGTGCTGGACTGCTGTAGACTGTACAAGAATGCACTGGACTGCGCTAGACTGTGCTGCTTGGCTCTGATGACTGGTTTTCTCTTGCTGTGCAGACCAGGGAAGTTGGGAGCCTGCTGAAGCTGCTTCTGCAGTGGGGCTTTAAAGAAGATCTGCTACGTGCAGCTAGTCTCACAGCTGAGCACGGCGGGCCACAGCGAAGGACACggccagacagacagcagtgtgCCCACAGACGTGGcaccacacacccacctgcACCAAGCCAACTGTGGCAGCAGTGAACTCACCTGGAGAGGCCTCCCTCTTTGAGCCCAGAGGggattttttgttctttttgttttttttcattctttatgaGGAAGCAGGGACCAGTTTTATAGAGAGACTCTACTCGACtactgtgagagacagagaaatagagacagagagatgagagagagaagaaagatgacaggagagagagagagaatagagagaaagagcaagagagagagagagagagagagggacagagagaaggacaacTGCAGCCCTGTGTCAGAATGGAATATTTGTGAAAGAACTAAAGTTCAAATCAAGAGCTCCGCTGGCTGCCAGGTTAGGGCGGGGTCGGAGGGTGAAAAGGAAGCTGCAGATACAGTCTACTGGCCGTGGAGAGATCAGTGGCCTTGTCTCATTGTGCAGCACCCCGTGACACGTGTTCCCCTCTGGAGTTATAAATATCCAGCAGAATTCATGGCTGAGCTGGAAGAGGATCGGATCTCTGGCCCTCACACCCCCGTTCTGTGCTTCTGCTCCAGTGAGAGGAAACCTTGCAGGGTCTGTAGCAGGTGCAGTGGGCTGCACGCTCAACCCCTTGCTCTGCGCTTTAGGTCATGTGATCCtttgctgcagtatttttctgtgtgattttgtttgttttgcgcTCTTCTTGTCGCCCCTGCTACAAAAtagcctgtctgtctggcttGGTGGGGGGACACTTCCCTGAGGAAGATTTTTACGGTCACTGCCTCTCTTACACAGAAATGAGGCTATAGGACTGCCCCATAACTACTGTTGAAATTGTGGATACTCTAAATACCCCTGAAATACATATGAAATAGTGGAGACCTTAAATACCCATAACTACAGACAAAATAGTACAGATGCTGAATACCCCACAACTACAGACAAAACAGTACAGATGCTAAATACCCCATAACTATAGATTAAATATTACAGATGCCAAATAGCCCATAACTATAGATGAAGGTTTACAGACGCTAAATAACCGTTATGTAGAGACTAAATAA is a window of Anguilla rostrata isolate EN2019 chromosome 9, ASM1855537v3, whole genome shotgun sequence DNA encoding:
- the gc2 gene encoding retinal guanylyl cyclase 2 isoform X3 is translated as MRRQLCPAHGLSREWSRRRPGVSDTERSQTRPLLRHAGVLCLLLLALCLPVNSHATVFKVGVVGPWSCDPLFGKAMPDMAARLAVNRINRDASLSLGSTFDYVLLEEDCQTSGALQGFLGYNTRASAFVGPANPGYCDSAALLARSWNKALFSWACVGHELDDVHRYPNFARTLPTPTWVLLTLLHHFRWAHVGVVSSAEDAWVETASAVASTLRSHGLPVDLVTSTSSDPASLRHALAKIRRMEHLRMVILCMHSVLIGGETQRRFLETAYDMRLTDGSVVFVPYDTLLYSLPYRDVHYPALRNNSKLRRAYDAVLTVTLESPGPSFYQAYQDAVEHGELPKNLKPHQVSPLFGTLYSSVLMVAHALRGVRDSGEWLSGASLARHTRSLAFAGFSQRVRTNSSGACLLDYAVLDTDGQSCALHPTHRVATETGAVRFLGHHIHFPHGSAPKADSSCWFTRGKLCTGGVDPFFALSIFLSVFLLILILMGTSFFIRRRISKIRMVRGPNKILLTLADVTFINPSLSSKKLSISESKSSDMGRSPSDADHSLKSPYSSSSLAPATYENSNVVIYEGDWAWLKKLPSGNFGAINPKTSDIFEMLKDMRHENVNPFLGFFHDCDMLAIVTEFCSRGSLRDLLHNEDVKLDWMFKSSLLLDLIKGMKYLHHRDLCHGRLKSRNCVVDGRFVLKISDYGYKEVLEAQKFPYVHPPPEELLWTAPELLRAPKPGLNGSLPGDVYSFSIIMQEVVIRGPPFCMLGLPAEEIIQKLQKPPPLCRPVVSPDHAPLECIQLMKQCWNEQPEKRPAFDEIFDQFKNVNKGKKTNIIDSMLRMLEQYSSNLEELIRERTEELEIEKQKTEKLLTQMLPPSVAEALKMGCTVEPEHFEGVTLYFSDIVGFTTISANSEPIEVVDLLNDLYTLFDAIIGNHDVYKVETIGDAYMVASGLPVPNGDRHAAEIANMSLDILSAVGTFEMRHMPDVPVRIRIGLHTGPCVAGVVGLTMPRYCLFGDTVNTASRMESTGMPYRIHVSDSTVKVLLELKEGYKVQRRGRTELEGKGMEETYWLTGKEGFTKPLPIPPELKPGQKAHGLQMEEIAQYKRRKAEQQLAGRKN
- the gc2 gene encoding retinal guanylyl cyclase 2 isoform X1, whose product is MRRQLCPAHGLSREWSRRRPGVSDTERSQTRPLLRHAGVLCLLLLALCLPVNSHATVFKVGVVGPWSCDPLFGKAMPDMAARLAVNRINRDASLSLGSTFDYVLLEEDCQTSGALQGFLGYNTRASAFVGPANPGYCDSAALLARSWNKALFSWACVGHELDDVHRYPNFARTLPTPTWVLLTLLHHFRWAHVGVVSSAEDAWVETASAVASTLRSHGLPVDLVTSTSSDPASLRHALAKIRRMEHLRMVILCMHSVLIGGETQRRFLETAYDMRLTDGSVVFVPYDTLLYSLPYRDVHYPALRNNSKLRRAYDAVLTVTLESPGPSFYQAYQDAVEHGELPKNLKPHQVSPLFGTLYSSVLMVPLLQVSPLFGTLYSSVLMVPLLQVSPLFGTLYSSVLMVPLLQVSPLFGTLYSSVLMVAHALRGVRDSGEWLSGASLARHTRSLAFAGFSQRVRTNSSGACLLDYAVLDTDGQSCALHPTHRVATETGAVRFLGHHIHFPHGSAPKADSSCWFTRGKLCTGGVDPFFALSIFLSVFLLILILMGTSFFIRRRISKIRMVRGPNKILLTLADVTFINPSLSSKKLSISESKSSDMGRSPSDADHSLKSPYSSSSLAPATYENSNVVIYEGDWAWLKKLPSGNFGAINPKTSDIFEMLKDMRHENVNPFLGFFHDCDMLAIVTEFCSRGSLRDLLHNEDVKLDWMFKSSLLLDLIKGMKYLHHRDLCHGRLKSRNCVVDGRFVLKISDYGYKEVLEAQKFPYVHPPPEELLWTAPELLRAPKPGLNGSLPGDVYSFSIIMQEVVIRGPPFCMLGLPAEEIIQKLQKPPPLCRPVVSPDHAPLECIQLMKQCWNEQPEKRPAFDEIFDQFKNVNKGKKTNIIDSMLRMLEQYSSNLEELIRERTEELEIEKQKTEKLLTQMLPPSVAEALKMGCTVEPEHFEGVTLYFSDIVGFTTISANSEPIEVVDLLNDLYTLFDAIIGNHDVYKVETIGDAYMVASGLPVPNGDRHAAEIANMSLDILSAVGTFEMRHMPDVPVRIRIGLHTGPCVAGVVGLTMPRYCLFGDTVNTASRMESTGMPYRIHVSDSTVKVLLELKEGYKVQRRGRTELEGKGMEETYWLTGKEGFTKPLPIPPELKPGQKAHGLQMEEIAQYKRRKAEQQLAGRKN
- the gc2 gene encoding retinal guanylyl cyclase 2 isoform X2, translating into MRRQLCPAHGLSREWSRRRPGVSDTERSQTRPLLRHAGVLCLLLLALCLPVNSHATVFKVGVVGPWSCDPLFGKAMPDMAARLAVNRINRDASLSLGSTFDYVLLEEDCQTSGALQGFLGYNTRASAFVGPANPGYCDSAALLARSWNKALFSWACVGHELDDVHRYPNFARTLPTPTWVLLTLLHHFRWAHVGVVSSAEDAWVETASAVASTLRSHGLPVDLVTSTSSDPASLRHALAKIRRMEHLRMVILCMHSVLIGGETQRRFLETAYDMRLTDGSVVFVPYDTLLYSLPYRDVHYPALRNNSKLRRAYDAVLTVTLESPGPSFYQAYQDAVEHGELPKNLKPHQVSPLFGTLYSSVLMVPLLQVSPLFGTLYSSVLMVAHALRGVRDSGEWLSGASLARHTRSLAFAGFSQRVRTNSSGACLLDYAVLDTDGQSCALHPTHRVATETGAVRFLGHHIHFPHGSAPKADSSCWFTRGKLCTGGVDPFFALSIFLSVFLLILILMGTSFFIRRRISKIRMVRGPNKILLTLADVTFINPSLSSKKLSISESKSSDMGRSPSDADHSLKSPYSSSSLAPATYENSNVVIYEGDWAWLKKLPSGNFGAINPKTSDIFEMLKDMRHENVNPFLGFFHDCDMLAIVTEFCSRGSLRDLLHNEDVKLDWMFKSSLLLDLIKGMKYLHHRDLCHGRLKSRNCVVDGRFVLKISDYGYKEVLEAQKFPYVHPPPEELLWTAPELLRAPKPGLNGSLPGDVYSFSIIMQEVVIRGPPFCMLGLPAEEIIQKLQKPPPLCRPVVSPDHAPLECIQLMKQCWNEQPEKRPAFDEIFDQFKNVNKGKKTNIIDSMLRMLEQYSSNLEELIRERTEELEIEKQKTEKLLTQMLPPSVAEALKMGCTVEPEHFEGVTLYFSDIVGFTTISANSEPIEVVDLLNDLYTLFDAIIGNHDVYKVETIGDAYMVASGLPVPNGDRHAAEIANMSLDILSAVGTFEMRHMPDVPVRIRIGLHTGPCVAGVVGLTMPRYCLFGDTVNTASRMESTGMPYRIHVSDSTVKVLLELKEGYKVQRRGRTELEGKGMEETYWLTGKEGFTKPLPIPPELKPGQKAHGLQMEEIAQYKRRKAEQQLAGRKN